In bacterium, one genomic interval encodes:
- a CDS encoding alpha/beta fold hydrolase: protein MKKMWVRILVDFFIIVFILSLITGIRAVMPPRMGIFITPKDLGLPYENIILQTEDGKRLKGWFIYSEKAKCVIICLHGYPANKSDILPVVEFLYPEFSLLLFDFRAHGESEGKVCYFGLKEFLDVKSAIVFIRNNEKIKDLPIGIWGYSFGGAIGIISASKYNDIKCIVSDSAFANFPDMVKSYYKNLGPLKYIFSSFSIFLGRYVFRSDFKLNSPENFIGSVKCPILIIHSRNDEFVPFTHAKKLYEKAKSEKEMYVVEGSHTGLDRAYTNEYREKVKSFFEKNLISEKIEKRRHNE from the coding sequence ATGAAAAAAATGTGGGTGAGAATACTTGTTGATTTTTTTATAATTGTATTTATTTTGAGTTTAATCACAGGAATTAGAGCGGTTATGCCACCAAGAATGGGAATTTTTATCACACCTAAAGATTTAGGACTTCCTTATGAAAATATAATACTTCAAACAGAGGATGGAAAAAGATTGAAAGGATGGTTTATTTATTCAGAAAAAGCAAAATGTGTAATTATATGTCTTCATGGTTATCCTGCAAATAAATCAGATATTCTACCTGTTGTTGAGTTCTTATATCCAGAATTTTCACTTTTACTTTTTGACTTCAGGGCACATGGAGAAAGTGAAGGGAAGGTATGCTATTTTGGATTGAAGGAATTTCTTGATGTAAAAAGTGCGATTGTTTTTATAAGAAACAACGAGAAAATTAAGGATTTACCGATTGGAATATGGGGATACTCTTTTGGAGGTGCTATTGGGATTATTTCTGCTTCAAAGTATAATGATATAAAATGTATTGTAAGTGATTCTGCTTTTGCTAATTTCCCTGATATGGTAAAAAGTTATTATAAAAATTTAGGTCCATTAAAGTATATCTTCTCTTCTTTTTCAATTTTCCTCGGTAGATATGTTTTTAGAAGTGATTTTAAATTGAACAGTCCTGAAAATTTTATAGGAAGTGTGAAATGTCCTATTTTAATAATACATTCAAGAAATGATGAGTTTGTTCCATTTACACATGCAAAAAAATTATATGAAAAAGCAAAATCCGAAAAAGAAATGTATGTTGTTGAAGGTTCTCATACAGGTCTTGATAGAGCATATACAAATGAATACAGGGAAAAAGTAAAAAGTTTTTTTGAAAAAAATCTTATTTCTGAAAAAATTGAAAAAAGGAGGCACAATGAATGA
- a CDS encoding DUF4416 family protein gives MGEIKKIHPVKIFCGLIYKEEEILEKTKIKLAEKWGKIDIEEGPFNFDFTDYYEEEMGINLKRKFVSFENLYIPEDVYEWKIFTNEVEKEFSEENKRKINIDPGYIDSSKVILLSTKDYYHRIYIGKGIYAELTLYYSKGKYNFLNWTYPDYRTENYISFFLKMKQKYTKQVREFLKNEKNVGENTC, from the coding sequence ATGGGAGAAATAAAAAAAATCCATCCTGTTAAAATTTTCTGTGGTTTAATTTATAAGGAGGAGGAAATTCTGGAAAAAACAAAAATAAAACTTGCAGAAAAATGGGGAAAAATTGATATTGAAGAAGGGCCATTTAACTTTGATTTTACAGATTATTATGAAGAAGAGATGGGGATAAATTTAAAGAGAAAATTTGTATCATTTGAAAATCTTTATATCCCTGAAGATGTTTATGAGTGGAAAATCTTTACAAATGAAGTAGAAAAAGAATTTTCTGAAGAAAATAAAAGAAAAATAAATATTGACCCAGGATATATTGACAGTTCAAAAGTAATTTTATTATCTACAAAGGACTACTATCATAGAATTTACATAGGAAAGGGGATTTATGCAGAACTTACACTTTATTATTCAAAAGGGAAATATAATTTTTTAAACTGGACATATCCTGATTACAGAACAGAAAACTATATTTCATTTTTTTTAAAGATGAAGCAAAAATATACAAAACAGGTAAGAGAATTTTTGAAAAATGAAAAAAATGTGGGTGAGAATACTTGTTGA
- a CDS encoding aldo/keto reductase yields the protein MIYKTIGKSDIKVSAMAIGAWQIGGQWGNYDKKEVEKIIDSAIENGVNFIDTAEAYGESESVLGEILKGKRDKFVIATKIGGNHFDYKTVKEHLTGSLKRLKTDFVDLYQVHWPKMKHLWHKEDMNEKDYYDIADSMTKLQKEGLIRYAGVSNFRKKHLLNFPEEIFSSVIVSNQVPYSLLWRCYDIDGTTNFCIKNKIDFLAYSPLAEGLLTGRFKDRSEIVENVRKANVLFNEPVYSKALKVVEEIEKIAKELDMTIAQISINWCISKNYIASALVGMRKAKHFEENIKAFGKNLPEEIIEKLDNISMDFQKNYLVEGLELWIGNCLKENLEKIGIKRD from the coding sequence ATGATATATAAAACTATTGGGAAAAGTGATATAAAGGTTAGTGCAATGGCAATAGGAGCATGGCAGATAGGTGGTCAGTGGGGAAATTATGATAAAAAAGAAGTTGAAAAAATAATAGATAGTGCAATAGAAAATGGAGTTAATTTTATTGATACAGCGGAGGCGTATGGAGAAAGTGAATCTGTTCTTGGAGAGATTCTTAAAGGGAAAAGAGATAAGTTTGTAATAGCAACAAAAATTGGAGGAAACCATTTTGATTATAAAACTGTAAAAGAACATTTAACAGGGAGTTTAAAAAGATTGAAAACTGATTTTGTTGATTTATATCAGGTTCACTGGCCTAAAATGAAACATTTATGGCATAAAGAAGATATGAATGAAAAAGATTACTATGATATTGCTGACTCAATGACAAAATTACAGAAAGAAGGTTTGATAAGATACGCAGGAGTAAGTAATTTCAGGAAAAAGCATCTTTTAAATTTTCCTGAAGAAATTTTCTCTTCTGTTATTGTATCAAATCAGGTTCCATATTCTTTATTATGGAGATGTTATGATATTGATGGAACAACAAATTTTTGTATAAAAAATAAAATTGATTTTCTTGCTTACAGTCCACTCGCTGAAGGACTTTTGACAGGAAGATTTAAAGATAGAAGTGAAATAGTTGAAAATGTGAGAAAAGCCAATGTATTGTTTAATGAACCTGTTTATTCAAAAGCATTAAAAGTGGTTGAGGAAATAGAAAAAATTGCAAAAGAACTTGATATGACTATTGCTCAGATTTCTATAAACTGGTGTATATCAAAAAATTATATTGCCTCTGCACTTGTAGGGATGAGAAAAGCAAAACATTTTGAGGAAAATATAAAAGCATTTGGAAAAAATTTACCCGAGGAGATAATAGAGAAACTTGATAATATAAGCATGGATTTTCAGAAAAATTATCTTGTAGAAGGACTTGAACTCTGGATTGGGAATTGCTTGAAAGAAAACCTTGAAAAAATAGGTATAAAAAGGGATTAA
- a CDS encoding AMP-binding protein, translated as MNVRKLLREISERKGNDVAFVFKDVDYTYKTLEENTNKVANFLKELGVKKGTKVGIYMLNNPEYIYSYLAIFKIGAIAVPLDHRLKTEEIFPLLNHCEAEFLITTISKEFNPDLIMKNVPSLKNIIITKGTFQNCVSLEEKIENFSPEFSGNEINDSDIAAIFYTSGTTGVPKGVIWTYKHLESPIDTIFHHYHYCEENDVCISPIPFSHNGGIVAILLILFGVKLVVMEYYHPLELLQNLQKYNVAGTFLVPTMFIGMLNLEVFEKFHLPKLRWAAVFGAPYSPDVIKKFNKVCPQAKLLSGYGLTETAAPNVLPPLEDVRFGSVGKPVPWIEVKIVDEDGVEVPKGEVGEIIMKGWPVTPGYYNQPDLTAQVIRDGWLYTGDLGKFDNDGYLYIVGRKKDVIIVGGLNVYATEVEGVIYKHPKVKEVAVVGVPDKIRGEAIKAVIVPKEGEELTESEIKNYCREHLATYKVPSIIEFRNELPKTGSGKIKKELLR; from the coding sequence ATGAATGTAAGAAAATTGTTAAGAGAAATTAGTGAAAGAAAAGGTAATGATGTGGCTTTTGTATTTAAAGATGTGGATTATACTTATAAAACTCTTGAAGAAAACACAAATAAAGTTGCAAATTTCTTAAAAGAACTTGGAGTTAAAAAGGGTACAAAAGTTGGAATTTATATGCTTAACAATCCTGAATATATTTATTCTTATCTGGCTATTTTTAAAATTGGAGCAATAGCAGTTCCTCTTGACCACAGATTGAAAACAGAAGAAATTTTTCCACTTCTTAACCATTGTGAAGCAGAATTTTTAATCACCACAATTTCAAAAGAGTTTAATCCTGACCTTATAATGAAAAATGTGCCGTCTCTTAAAAATATTATAATAACAAAAGGCACTTTCCAGAATTGTGTCTCTCTTGAAGAAAAGATTGAAAATTTTTCTCCTGAATTTTCTGGAAATGAAATAAATGACTCTGATATTGCAGCAATTTTCTATACTTCAGGGACAACAGGTGTTCCAAAAGGTGTTATATGGACTTATAAACATCTTGAAAGTCCAATTGATACAATTTTTCATCATTACCATTATTGTGAAGAAAATGATGTATGTATATCTCCAATCCCTTTTTCCCACAATGGTGGTATTGTTGCTATCCTTCTTATTCTTTTTGGTGTTAAACTTGTTGTGATGGAATATTATCATCCTCTTGAACTCCTCCAAAACCTGCAGAAATACAATGTTGCAGGAACTTTTCTTGTCCCAACAATGTTTATCGGTATGTTAAATCTTGAAGTTTTTGAGAAATTTCATTTACCTAAATTAAGATGGGCTGCTGTTTTCGGTGCTCCATATTCTCCTGATGTAATAAAAAAATTTAATAAGGTATGCCCACAAGCAAAATTACTTTCTGGTTATGGACTTACAGAGACAGCGGCTCCAAATGTTTTACCGCCATTAGAAGATGTTAGATTTGGTTCTGTTGGAAAACCTGTTCCATGGATTGAAGTAAAAATAGTTGATGAGGATGGAGTAGAAGTTCCCAAAGGTGAGGTTGGAGAAATTATTATGAAAGGATGGCCTGTTACACCAGGTTATTATAATCAACCAGATTTGACCGCTCAGGTAATTAGAGATGGATGGCTTTATACAGGAGACCTTGGGAAATTTGATAATGATGGGTACCTTTATATAGTTGGAAGAAAAAAGGATGTTATTATTGTTGGAGGACTTAATGTTTATGCTACTGAAGTTGAAGGAGTTATTTACAAACATCCAAAGGTTAAAGAAGTGGCAGTGGTGGGAGTTCCAGATAAAATAAGAGGGGAAGCGATTAAAGCAGTTATTGTTCCAAAAGAAGGAGAAGAACTTACTGAATCTGAAATAAAAAATTACTGCAGAGAACATCTTGCTACATATAAAGTTCCATCAATAATTGAATTCAGAAATGAATTGCCCAAAACAGGAAGTGGAAAAATTAAAAAGGAATTGTTAAGATAA
- a CDS encoding helix-turn-helix transcriptional regulator produces the protein MEDFYKKIGRKIREVRKSKKITQEELAYRIGVTPNFIGLIERGKKRPSIETLRKISDALEVPVSYFFDKITYKLPEEDIITKKISAILKDTTEEEKKGIYKFLKSIVRKKK, from the coding sequence ATGGAAGATTTCTATAAAAAAATCGGAAGAAAAATAAGAGAAGTAAGAAAATCAAAAAAGATAACACAGGAAGAACTTGCTTACAGGATTGGGGTAACTCCTAATTTTATCGGTCTTATTGAAAGAGGTAAAAAAAGGCCGAGTATAGAAACATTAAGAAAAATATCAGATGCTCTTGAAGTCCCAGTTTCTTATTTTTTTGATAAAATTACTTACAAATTACCTGAAGAAGACATAATAACAAAAAAGATAAGTGCAATATTAAAAGATACAACAGAGGAAGAAAAGAAGGGAATATATAAATTTTTAAAGTCAATTGTCAGAAAGAAAAAATAA
- the mnmE gene encoding tRNA uridine-5-carboxymethylaminomethyl(34) synthesis GTPase MnmE codes for MEKDTICAISTPLGISGIGIVRLSGNETYRIIEEIFVPGKAPLKKKFKIEKIPSHTVHYGHIVDNGKIIDEVIVVIMKSPKSYTREDMAEIGCHGGLIPLKEVLNLCIKKGARLAQPGEFTKRAFLNGRIDLTQAESILDIIYSKTETGLEIGIKKLKGSLSNFISEIREKIFNLLVNIEAKINFPEEEDVEEYRLNIEKEIKEIYQEIEKFLLKCNKGKLIQTGVKVAIIGSPNVGKSSLLNALLKEERAIVTEIPGTTRDVITEIVNIKGIPINIIDTAGIRKAKNKIEKMGVEKSIEWMKKAEINLLMIDGSRKLSEYDYQLLEHIKNKPYLIIINKIDLPQKVEMDKILREFDRDRIVKVSVKNNTGIEEIENKLYQLINEGYGEIKGDEIYLNLRQERKINAVKQYLEEALKETYPEIIAENLKSCINQIDELMGNKISDKILDEIFSNFCIGK; via the coding sequence ATGGAAAAAGATACAATTTGTGCAATTTCAACTCCACTTGGTATAAGCGGGATAGGTATTGTAAGATTAAGTGGAAATGAAACATACAGGATAATAGAGGAGATTTTTGTTCCTGGGAAAGCCCCTTTAAAGAAAAAATTTAAAATTGAAAAAATACCCTCACATACAGTTCACTACGGACATATTGTTGATAATGGAAAAATTATTGATGAAGTTATAGTTGTTATTATGAAAAGTCCAAAGAGTTATACAAGAGAAGATATGGCTGAAATCGGATGTCACGGCGGGCTTATTCCTTTAAAAGAAGTTTTAAATTTATGTATTAAAAAGGGAGCAAGGCTTGCCCAGCCAGGAGAATTTACAAAAAGGGCATTTCTTAATGGAAGAATTGATTTAACTCAAGCAGAAAGTATACTTGATATTATTTACAGCAAAACTGAAACTGGACTTGAAATTGGAATAAAAAAATTAAAAGGGTCTTTAAGTAATTTTATTTCTGAAATAAGGGAAAAAATATTTAATCTTCTTGTGAATATAGAAGCAAAAATTAACTTTCCAGAAGAAGAAGATGTTGAAGAATACAGGTTAAATATTGAAAAAGAAATAAAAGAAATTTATCAGGAAATTGAAAAATTTTTATTAAAGTGCAATAAAGGTAAATTGATACAAACAGGGGTAAAAGTTGCAATTATAGGAAGTCCAAATGTTGGAAAATCAAGTTTATTGAATGCTTTATTAAAAGAAGAAAGAGCAATAGTAACAGAAATTCCTGGAACAACAAGAGATGTGATTACAGAAATAGTTAACATTAAAGGAATACCGATAAATATAATTGATACTGCAGGAATAAGAAAGGCAAAAAATAAAATAGAAAAGATGGGAGTTGAAAAATCAATTGAATGGATGAAAAAGGCAGAAATAAACTTGCTTATGATTGATGGAAGTAGAAAATTGAGTGAATATGATTACCAACTTCTGGAACACATAAAAAATAAACCATATCTGATTATAATAAATAAAATTGACCTTCCTCAAAAAGTTGAAATGGATAAAATTTTGAGAGAGTTTGATAGAGATAGAATTGTGAAAGTATCGGTTAAAAATAATACAGGTATAGAGGAAATAGAAAATAAATTGTATCAACTCATAAATGAGGGATATGGAGAAATAAAAGGTGATGAAATATATCTGAATTTAAGGCAGGAAAGAAAAATAAACGCAGTAAAGCAATATTTAGAAGAAGCATTAAAGGAGACCTATCCAGAAATTATTGCCGAAAATTTGAAAAGTTGTATAAACCAGATTGATGAATTGATGGGAAATAAAATTAGTGATAAAATACTTGATGAAATTTTTTCAAATTTCTGTATAGGTAAATAA
- a CDS encoding glycosidase yields the protein MNEIFKRHPENPILTPEKWKYPCNAVFNPGVIEFEGYVYLLCRVETFDGYSHFTLVKSKNGVNNWEIPEKPTLVPDERYDEEKWGIEDPRIVYLKEIEKYAITYVSFSPGGPLISLILTDDFIKFERKGPLVPPEDKDGSLFPRKIKDKFALIHRPIIRGEGHIWISYSPDLIHWGNHKILLPVRAGMWDCHRIGLGCPPIETDEGWLIIYHGIRYTASIPIYRVGLALLDKESPEKVISRTKRWVFAPEKEYERIGNAMNVVFPTGYIIKDKEIFIYYGCTDKCISLAFASISDILTILLKEKE from the coding sequence ATGAATGAAATTTTTAAAAGGCATCCTGAAAATCCTATTCTTACACCAGAAAAATGGAAATATCCATGTAATGCAGTTTTTAATCCTGGTGTCATAGAATTTGAAGGTTATGTTTATCTTTTATGCAGAGTAGAAACATTTGATGGATATTCTCATTTCACCCTTGTTAAAAGTAAAAATGGAGTAAATAACTGGGAAATCCCTGAGAAACCCACTTTAGTTCCTGATGAGAGATATGATGAGGAAAAATGGGGAATAGAAGACCCGAGAATTGTATATTTAAAAGAAATAGAAAAATATGCAATAACTTATGTTTCTTTTTCTCCTGGTGGTCCATTAATCTCTTTAATTTTAACCGATGATTTTATAAAATTTGAAAGAAAAGGACCTCTTGTTCCACCAGAAGATAAGGATGGTTCTTTATTTCCCAGAAAAATAAAAGATAAGTTTGCTTTAATTCACAGACCAATTATAAGAGGAGAAGGACATATCTGGATTTCATATTCTCCTGACCTTATTCACTGGGGAAACCATAAAATTCTTTTGCCTGTAAGAGCAGGGATGTGGGACTGTCACAGGATAGGTCTTGGTTGTCCACCGATTGAAACAGATGAAGGATGGTTGATAATTTACCATGGAATAAGATATACTGCCTCTATCCCGATATACAGAGTTGGACTTGCTTTACTTGATAAAGAAAGTCCTGAAAAAGTTATTTCAAGAACAAAAAGGTGGGTTTTTGCTCCTGAAAAAGAATATGAAAGGATAGGAAATGCTATGAATGTTGTTTTTCCAACAGGATATATAATTAAAGATAAAGAAATCTTCATTTATTATGGATGTACAGATAAATGTATTTCTCTTGCTTTTGCTTCAATTTCAGACATTTTAACCATACTACTTAAAGAAAAAGAATAA